One genomic region from Sulfuriflexus mobilis encodes:
- a CDS encoding Na/Pi cotransporter family protein, with protein sequence MNQGFITIGMLAGGLGLFLLAVNMITDGLRLAAGHALRDMLGKWTRTPARGIVSGLSITAIVQSSSAVTVATIGFVNAGLITMYQALGVVYGANIGTTMTGWLVAIVGFKIKVEIFALPMIGIGMLLRLTGNDSRRVPLGMALAGFGLFFIGIDVLKDAFEGLAAAIELQKFTVDGIAGVVMYVGIGFLMTVLTQSSSAAIAITLTAATGGMLGLHAAAAMVIGANVGTTSTAALAVIGATPNAKRVAGAHIIFNLATGVVALLILPLLFWIVKITGELLGLQDIPAVTLALFHTTFNILGVLLMWPVSGRLTRFLEKRFVTQEEIEGRPRFLDKTVAVSPMLALNALVLELSRIAAVVRRMSLAALSVESAPGRRITSDHLVVKKLTTAVADFITRLGRASLSSEVADQLAKLLRAEQHLLACAEQTLLVTREQAKLEFVDDAKIMEGITRYRAEVVSLMNLADPQAEGFSFTDCEMQLQQVQVAYDDVKAALLFAGAELRIPIPGMIEILDQNSRIRRMARQMVKAMHYLSEVYTVAEMRTKEVAEVEVREDRI encoded by the coding sequence ATGAATCAGGGTTTCATTACTATAGGCATGCTGGCTGGTGGACTGGGACTGTTCCTGCTGGCGGTGAACATGATCACCGATGGCCTCAGGTTGGCCGCCGGCCATGCCTTGCGTGACATGCTGGGTAAATGGACCCGCACGCCGGCCCGCGGCATTGTCAGCGGCTTATCCATCACCGCCATCGTCCAGTCTTCCAGTGCCGTTACGGTTGCCACCATCGGTTTTGTCAATGCGGGTCTGATCACCATGTATCAGGCGCTGGGTGTCGTTTATGGCGCCAATATCGGCACGACCATGACCGGCTGGCTGGTGGCGATTGTCGGTTTCAAGATCAAGGTGGAAATCTTTGCCCTGCCAATGATAGGCATCGGCATGCTATTGCGGCTTACCGGCAATGATAGTCGACGTGTACCGCTGGGCATGGCCCTGGCGGGATTTGGTCTGTTTTTTATCGGTATCGATGTGCTCAAGGATGCTTTTGAGGGTTTGGCAGCCGCCATTGAACTACAGAAGTTTACTGTTGACGGCATTGCAGGCGTAGTTATGTATGTCGGTATCGGTTTTCTCATGACGGTGCTCACCCAGTCATCCAGTGCCGCCATCGCCATTACCCTGACGGCAGCCACGGGCGGCATGCTGGGGCTGCATGCCGCCGCGGCCATGGTGATCGGTGCTAATGTGGGCACGACCTCGACAGCGGCGCTCGCCGTTATCGGTGCCACCCCAAACGCCAAACGGGTAGCGGGCGCACATATCATCTTCAATCTGGCCACCGGGGTTGTGGCGCTACTGATTCTACCGTTGCTATTCTGGATAGTAAAAATCACGGGGGAACTCCTGGGCTTGCAGGATATCCCGGCGGTGACGCTGGCATTATTTCACACTACCTTCAATATCCTTGGTGTGCTCTTAATGTGGCCAGTGAGTGGTCGCTTGACCCGTTTTCTGGAGAAGCGCTTTGTCACCCAGGAAGAGATTGAAGGCCGCCCCCGGTTTCTCGACAAGACGGTGGCCGTATCACCAATGCTGGCACTGAACGCCCTGGTACTGGAATTATCGCGCATCGCTGCTGTAGTAAGACGCATGTCCCTGGCGGCATTAAGCGTCGAATCGGCCCCGGGAAGGCGTATTACAAGTGATCACCTGGTGGTAAAAAAATTAACCACAGCAGTGGCCGATTTTATTACCCGCCTGGGACGGGCCTCACTCAGTAGTGAAGTTGCAGATCAGTTGGCAAAGTTATTGCGAGCCGAACAACACCTGCTGGCCTGCGCGGAACAGACACTATTGGTTACAAGGGAACAGGCCAAGCTGGAATTTGTCGATGATGCAAAAATAATGGAAGGTATTACCCGCTACCGTGCAGAAGTGGTCAGCCTGATGAATTTGGCCGACCCTCAGGCAGAAGGGTTTTCCTTTACCGACTGTGAAATGCAACTGCAGCAGGTACAGGTTGCCTATGATGATGTGAAAGCGGCGTTACTTTTTGCCGGCGCGGAGTTACGCATACCTATTCCGGGGATGATCGAGATCCTCGATCAGAACAGCCGGATTCGACGTATGGCACGCCAGATGGTCAAGGCAATGCATTATCTTAGTGAGGTCTATACCGTGGCTGAAATGCGGACAAAGGAAGTGGCTGAGGTGGAAGTGCGAGAAGACAGGATTTAA
- the mgtE gene encoding magnesium transporter: MSADAMHAVHALNQAFLHHHPLPAQQVVNQLSVDDLVELLQTQPTADMVTLWDGLMLDRAAAVLQRLPEATARQVLQRGDPVRTARALVRLTAEERRQMMTLVDSTRQRELDSLVQYPEDSAGSLMDPRFLSLDETHTVREVLHSIRKFKPRFTRQLYITDSQGRLQGMVEINRLALAEAGDMLNTLARPVPGLVTATATREEVVEQLQTNRITDLPVVDIAGRLIGIIHYDALMEAVREESSVDILTMVGASRDERALSHIGFVVSKRLPWLSINLLTAFLAASVVGLFEGTIAQFTALAVLLPVVAGQSGNTGAQALAVTMRGLALREIGTSQWLRVARKEVGAAFINGIAIALLTSLGVLVWSASVGLALVIGSSMVIAMVAAAFSGAIIPVILSAMGQDPAQSSSIILTTVTDVVGFFAFLGIATLLSSML; encoded by the coding sequence ATGAGCGCTGATGCCATGCATGCTGTGCATGCCCTGAACCAGGCCTTTCTACACCACCACCCGTTACCGGCACAGCAGGTTGTCAACCAATTGTCTGTGGACGACCTGGTAGAACTGCTGCAGACGCAGCCTACCGCCGATATGGTCACATTGTGGGACGGTTTAATGCTGGATAGGGCCGCAGCGGTACTGCAACGATTGCCCGAGGCAACTGCCAGGCAGGTCCTGCAGCGTGGCGATCCGGTGCGCACGGCCCGTGCGCTGGTGAGACTGACTGCTGAGGAACGTCGGCAGATGATGACGCTTGTCGACAGCACTCGGCAGCGTGAGCTGGATTCGCTGGTGCAGTACCCTGAAGACAGCGCCGGTTCGCTGATGGATCCGCGTTTTCTTAGCCTGGATGAGACACACACAGTCAGAGAGGTGTTGCACAGTATCCGTAAATTCAAACCCCGGTTTACCCGACAGCTGTATATTACAGATAGTCAAGGGCGGCTGCAGGGCATGGTCGAGATCAACCGGCTGGCCCTTGCCGAAGCAGGGGATATGTTGAACACCTTGGCGCGGCCTGTCCCGGGTTTGGTGACGGCAACGGCAACACGGGAAGAGGTGGTGGAGCAGTTGCAAACAAACCGCATCACTGACCTGCCGGTAGTGGATATTGCCGGTCGCCTTATTGGCATTATTCATTATGATGCCCTGATGGAAGCGGTGCGTGAGGAAAGCAGTGTGGATATTCTTACCATGGTAGGTGCGAGCCGGGATGAACGCGCCCTGTCACATATCGGTTTCGTTGTCAGCAAACGTCTGCCCTGGTTGTCTATCAATCTGCTGACGGCATTCCTGGCGGCCTCGGTAGTGGGTTTATTCGAGGGCACTATTGCACAATTTACGGCGCTGGCAGTACTGCTGCCGGTTGTAGCCGGGCAGTCCGGCAACACCGGTGCCCAGGCCCTCGCGGTTACCATGCGCGGCCTGGCACTGCGGGAAATTGGTACCAGCCAATGGCTGCGCGTCGCCAGAAAGGAGGTCGGTGCGGCATTCATCAATGGCATTGCCATTGCCCTGCTCACTTCACTGGGGGTGTTGGTCTGGAGTGCGTCCGTAGGACTGGCGCTGGTGATCGGCTCATCCATGGTCATTGCCATGGTCGCCGCAGCCTTCTCAGGTGCCATTATTCCGGTAATACTGTCGGCGATGGGGCAGGACCCGGCGCAGTCATCCTCCATTATCCTGACGACCGTGACGGATGTGGTAGGCTTTTTTGCCTTTCTCGGCATAGCGACGTTGCTGTCCAGTATGCTGTAG
- a CDS encoding magnesium transporter: MRYPVEAARILEQVSVEDVAALFSELPTQTGAPVMASMLPEKAAACLQTMMASSAAKLVSELHVSSATRIYRLLAPATQDAVSVHLADKTLRRVHHHMGYPPMSAGALLDPRIDMLPGNVTVAEAIRRIERLDRAASCEVYVIDDAHHLIGMLDLGKLLISDHHSKLKDIMSHKTQPLSAHASAETLLSHPGWATHRRLPVVERDNTLVGVLHYSYLQDSVLETGSFSSRDPLENLLSLASLYWLSVAQLLDSLLSIARPDKGERP, translated from the coding sequence ATGCGCTACCCTGTTGAGGCGGCGCGGATTCTGGAGCAGGTATCAGTTGAAGATGTGGCGGCGCTGTTCAGCGAACTGCCCACGCAGACAGGGGCACCGGTGATGGCCTCGATGTTGCCTGAAAAGGCGGCGGCTTGTCTGCAGACCATGATGGCATCATCGGCAGCAAAACTGGTGAGTGAACTGCATGTCTCTTCAGCAACCCGCATTTATCGTCTGTTGGCACCGGCAACGCAGGATGCAGTGTCTGTGCATTTAGCGGATAAGACCCTGCGTCGAGTTCATCATCACATGGGGTATCCGCCGATGTCGGCGGGTGCCTTGCTGGACCCCAGGATTGATATGTTGCCAGGCAATGTGACCGTGGCTGAGGCCATCCGGCGCATAGAACGTCTTGATCGTGCCGCCAGTTGTGAGGTCTATGTCATCGACGATGCGCATCACCTGATAGGCATGCTCGATCTAGGCAAGTTATTGATATCGGATCATCATAGCAAGTTAAAAGATATCATGAGCCACAAGACACAACCGTTATCTGCGCACGCCTCTGCGGAAACACTGCTCTCGCACCCGGGCTGGGCGACACACCGCAGGTTGCCCGTAGTGGAGCGGGACAATACACTAGTGGGTGTATTGCACTACAGCTACTTGCAGGATTCAGTGCTTGAAACGGGAAGCTTCAGTTCGCGTGATCCACTGGAAAACCTTTTGTCTCTGGCGAGCCTTTACTGGCTCAGTGTGGCACAACTTCTGGACAGTCTATTAAGTATTGCCCGTCCTGACAAAGGAGAGAGACCATGA
- a CDS encoding mechanosensitive ion channel family protein: protein MNESTSIIEGLTAGLQAIVAEVLTYLPKVAAAVLVLVLGWLLARLLRLLVVRAIGSLDQLWQRLISKRGLGHIQPRHPPTRIVGELVFWLLMLIFVTLATEILGLSIFGTWLKEIITYLPLAAAGLLIVLVGFVVSSLVRDLVASAAASAELSQGDLLARTAQVIILFTAIILGIDQIGIDIMFLSVVLGIILASMLGGIALAFGLGARTHVSNIIAANQLRQIYQVGDKVRIGDVEGLVTDIRVSRVIIETEAGTVDIPAKLFDEQVTYITEKGA, encoded by the coding sequence ATGAATGAGTCGACTTCTATTATTGAAGGCTTGACCGCAGGACTTCAGGCTATAGTCGCCGAGGTACTGACCTATCTGCCCAAGGTTGCGGCCGCCGTGCTGGTACTGGTGCTCGGCTGGTTGCTGGCCCGCTTGCTGCGTCTGCTGGTCGTCCGTGCTATTGGCAGCCTGGACCAGTTGTGGCAGCGGTTGATCTCGAAACGGGGCCTGGGGCACATACAGCCACGTCATCCACCAACCCGTATTGTAGGGGAATTGGTATTCTGGCTGTTAATGCTTATTTTCGTCACCCTGGCAACCGAGATCCTGGGGCTGAGCATCTTCGGTACCTGGTTAAAAGAAATTATTACTTACCTACCGTTGGCGGCGGCCGGCCTGCTAATCGTGCTGGTCGGTTTCGTCGTCAGTTCCCTGGTACGTGACCTGGTGGCCTCTGCGGCGGCCTCTGCAGAACTTTCTCAGGGAGATCTGCTGGCGCGTACGGCCCAGGTCATTATCCTGTTTACCGCCATTATCCTCGGTATCGATCAAATCGGCATCGATATCATGTTTTTGTCTGTGGTCCTGGGGATTATCCTCGCCAGCATGCTTGGGGGCATTGCCCTGGCATTTGGTCTGGGGGCACGTACCCATGTCAGTAATATCATTGCCGCCAATCAGCTACGACAGATCTATCAGGTCGGTGACAAAGTGCGTATTGGTGATGTCGAGGGGTTGGTAACGGATATCAGGGTGTCAAGGGTGATTATCGAAACCGAGGCGGGTACTGTCGACATCCCGGCCAAGTTATTTGACGAACAGGTGACCTACATTACCGAGAAGGGTGCCTGA
- a CDS encoding dicarboxylate/amino acid:cation symporter encodes MIIKYLSANNPFNYLSSHLTRLVKGRLWLKVLIGMVLGIGVGMLIGPTTGWLPADTATTVGNWLALPGQLFLTLIQMIVIPLIFASVVRGLTASGSFEQLRKMGVGVVVYFVITTTIAIIIGLGVAQLINPGSFVEANSLKVVAQTGAISDAITQAEVPSMSDLPQKLMTILPTNPLTSMVEGQMLQVVIFAVIMGAALVIMNAAQSKPLLDLMASLQEVCMTVVGWAMRLAPLAVFGLMAQLTTKIGLNAILGMGVYVGTVLLGLLILMLLYLTLIYFIARESPFKFIRSIRDVLLLAFSTSSSAAVMPLSIKTAEENLKIHSSVSQFVIPLGATINMNGTALYQGVATLFLAQVFGVDLSMGALILVIVTAVGASIGSPGTPGVGIIILAIVLETAGIPPAGIVLIMGVDRILDMSRTAVNVCGDLVAAKLMNRWMMKTEMLDMPAPEAAS; translated from the coding sequence ATGATTATAAAATACTTATCAGCCAATAATCCGTTCAACTATCTTAGCAGTCACCTGACCCGACTGGTAAAGGGGCGATTATGGTTAAAGGTCCTGATTGGTATGGTCCTGGGGATTGGCGTCGGCATGTTAATTGGTCCTACCACAGGTTGGCTCCCTGCTGACACCGCGACGACTGTAGGAAACTGGCTGGCCTTACCTGGTCAGCTGTTCCTGACCTTGATTCAAATGATTGTCATACCCTTAATCTTTGCCTCCGTGGTGCGTGGCTTAACAGCGAGTGGGAGCTTTGAGCAACTACGCAAGATGGGCGTTGGTGTCGTCGTTTATTTTGTTATTACCACGACCATTGCGATTATTATTGGTTTAGGTGTTGCACAGTTGATCAACCCCGGGAGTTTTGTTGAGGCCAACAGCCTGAAGGTTGTAGCGCAAACAGGTGCCATATCAGACGCTATCACACAAGCGGAGGTCCCCAGCATGTCTGACCTTCCGCAAAAACTGATGACTATATTACCCACCAACCCTCTAACCTCTATGGTTGAAGGGCAAATGTTACAGGTTGTAATCTTTGCGGTCATCATGGGCGCTGCGCTGGTTATAATGAATGCCGCGCAATCAAAACCGCTGCTTGACCTGATGGCCTCTCTTCAGGAAGTGTGTATGACCGTAGTGGGCTGGGCAATGCGACTCGCCCCACTTGCCGTGTTCGGGCTAATGGCCCAGTTAACAACCAAGATAGGGCTTAATGCAATTTTAGGCATGGGGGTATATGTAGGCACGGTATTACTGGGTCTGCTAATACTCATGTTGCTTTATTTGACGCTCATTTATTTTATCGCCAGGGAATCGCCCTTCAAGTTCATCCGCAGTATTCGGGATGTACTGTTATTAGCCTTTTCAACGTCCAGCTCGGCAGCCGTGATGCCACTGTCTATTAAGACAGCTGAGGAAAATCTCAAGATTCATTCTTCCGTGTCACAATTTGTGATCCCATTGGGTGCGACCATCAACATGAATGGCACGGCTTTATATCAGGGCGTCGCGACCCTGTTTTTAGCACAAGTCTTTGGTGTGGACCTGAGTATGGGGGCATTAATCCTGGTGATCGTTACTGCGGTAGGTGCATCGATAGGTTCCCCGGGAACACCGGGTGTTGGGATTATCATCCTTGCCATAGTGCTGGAAACGGCAGGCATACCCCCTGCAGGGATAGTTCTGATTATGGGTGTCGATCGTATCCTGGATATGAGCCGCACGGCCGTCAACGTCTGCGGTGATCTGGTTGCAGCCAAACTAATGAACCGGTGGATGATGAAGACTGAAATGCTGGATATGCCCGCGCCTGAAGCGGCAAGTTAA
- a CDS encoding hemolysin family protein: MENISLSLVAIVVLLAANGFFVAAEFALVKARGFRIEAMASEGRSAAKLTLRMQHNLEAYLAACQLGITMASLGLGWVGEPAVAALLEPLFHDLGVPDAILHTSAFIVGFLIFSSLHIVVGEQVPKTLAIRKAEPVSLWVAYPLHMTYLAVFPLNWLLNASTSRILSLFNVAEATHADVYSNDELKGMVATSEEHGELGADKAEMLRNLFEFDQRHVGRVMIPRTALKLLDVNGNADDNLAIIRDSGHSRFPLIDSENNEEIVGIVLAKDLYAAMLNDDKEPWTHLRSFCREPFIVPESQKVSRLFDAMRAKRAHLALVADEYGDLVGIITLEDLLEEIVGDIEDETDTFTTSYSIILLDDERWEADGLASLSDAERSIGLIVPDGLDANTLSGLCMAALGEMPEVGDEVLEYGYRFTVQSVENHRVGKLLIEKLNSIDKEGQDAKTPSHE, translated from the coding sequence ATGGAAAATATTTCGCTGAGCCTGGTGGCAATTGTTGTATTACTTGCTGCCAACGGATTTTTTGTCGCCGCCGAGTTTGCCCTGGTCAAGGCGCGGGGATTTCGTATCGAAGCCATGGCCAGTGAGGGCCGTTCAGCTGCTAAACTCACCTTACGTATGCAGCACAATCTCGAGGCCTATCTGGCCGCCTGTCAGCTTGGCATTACCATGGCATCACTGGGACTGGGCTGGGTCGGTGAACCGGCGGTTGCTGCGCTGCTGGAACCACTGTTTCATGATCTGGGTGTGCCTGATGCGATACTGCACACATCGGCCTTCATTGTCGGCTTTTTGATTTTTTCTTCACTGCATATTGTGGTCGGTGAGCAGGTGCCAAAAACCCTGGCCATACGCAAGGCCGAGCCGGTTTCATTATGGGTGGCCTACCCGCTACACATGACCTACTTAGCGGTATTCCCCCTCAACTGGCTACTGAATGCCTCGACCAGCAGGATTCTGTCGCTGTTTAATGTCGCCGAGGCGACGCACGCCGACGTCTATAGTAATGACGAACTCAAGGGAATGGTTGCGACGTCCGAAGAGCATGGTGAGCTGGGGGCAGACAAGGCCGAAATGCTGCGAAACCTGTTCGAGTTTGATCAGCGTCATGTCGGTCGTGTCATGATCCCACGCACCGCCCTCAAATTACTCGATGTCAATGGTAATGCTGACGACAATCTCGCCATTATCCGCGATAGCGGTCATTCTCGCTTTCCTTTGATTGACAGCGAAAATAATGAAGAAATTGTCGGTATCGTATTGGCCAAGGACCTGTATGCAGCCATGCTCAATGATGACAAGGAGCCCTGGACCCATCTGCGCAGTTTTTGCCGTGAACCATTTATTGTTCCGGAGTCACAGAAGGTCTCCAGATTGTTCGATGCCATGCGTGCCAAACGCGCGCACCTCGCATTAGTTGCCGACGAATACGGTGATCTAGTTGGCATCATCACGCTCGAGGACCTGCTGGAGGAGATTGTCGGTGATATCGAGGATGAAACGGACACATTCACCACCTCCTACAGCATCATCCTCCTCGATGATGAACGCTGGGAAGCCGATGGTCTGGCATCACTGTCCGATGCCGAACGCAGCATCGGCCTAATCGTACCCGATGGACTGGATGCCAACACCCTCTCCGGCCTGTGTATGGCCGCCTTGGGGGAAATGCCTGAGGTGGGTGATGAAGTGCTTGAGTACGGTTATCGCTTTACGGTACAGAGCGTGGAAAATCATCGGGTGGGCAAACTGCTCATCGAAAAACTAAACAGCATAGATAAAGAAGGCCAGGATGCTAAAACACCTTCACATGAATGA
- a CDS encoding phosphate-starvation-inducible PsiE family protein: MAKSDTLLTSTNIKNLYTKTLNLVFAVILLFITLTMIIGVVRLFYRIGELFQEGGITGNYLYIFADVLTLFILIELSRSLFEYFTSHRLRLTPIIDAGIVFVLRHIMIDLFNHKLETDNIYALSVLLLALGAIRVSASINFQRNENASPHSELGESDTHR; encoded by the coding sequence ATGGCAAAGTCAGATACATTGCTAACATCCACCAATATCAAAAATCTCTATACCAAGACCCTGAACCTGGTATTCGCTGTCATCCTGTTGTTCATCACCCTGACGATGATCATCGGCGTCGTGCGCCTGTTTTACCGGATCGGCGAACTGTTCCAGGAAGGCGGTATTACCGGCAATTACCTGTATATTTTTGCCGATGTACTCACCCTCTTCATCCTTATTGAGCTATCCCGCTCACTGTTCGAATATTTCACCTCACACCGGCTGCGCCTGACCCCCATCATCGATGCCGGCATTGTTTTTGTCCTCAGGCATATTATGATTGACCTGTTTAATCACAAACTGGAAACCGATAATATCTATGCCCTCAGTGTATTGCTGCTGGCCCTTGGCGCAATCCGCGTTAGCGCCTCCATCAACTTCCAACGTAATGAAAATGCATCACCTCACAGTGAGCTGGGGGAATCTGATACACACCGCTGA
- a CDS encoding cation-transporting P-type ATPase, translating to MLDPLNLENMSWHTQDSAATFLKVSSSADGLSQQDAQQRLEKFGPNRLRPAKKKGPLARLLMQFHNVLIYVLLGAGVVTALLGHWVDSGVIFGVVVINAIIGFIQEGKAEKALDAIRNMLSQQAMVKRNGKFINLPAELLTPGDIVFLQSGDKVPADLRLFKTRELRIEEAMLTGESVPVEKVTQPVAEQATIGDRKCIAYSGTLVTYGQGQGVVVATGDHTEIGRISGLLREVQTLTTPLLRQMATFAKWLTIAIGIIAAATFTYGVLLQDYSAGDMFLTAVGLAVAGIPEGLPAIMTITLAIGVQRMARKHAIIRRLPAVETLGSVTVICSDKTGTLTRNEMTVLTVATGAGVCEVSGAGYDPHGTFSLNGEDVTPEAFPLLREVAQAALLCNDASLSEVGGQWLMQGDPTEGALVTLAHKAGLEHNYCQHQFPRTDAIPFESQHRFMATLHHDHAGHGFIYLKGAPERVLEMCHQQRMRGEDVPIEKAYWETCMHTMASRGQRLLAIAFKPVAAGQQSLSFSDVEVGLTLLGVVGIIDPPREEAIQAVRDCQSAGIRVKMITGDHAITARAIGTQMGIGDGITVVNGTDLETYNAQQLEDAVQRSDIFARVSPEQKLQLVTALQAAGEVVSMTGDGVNDAPALKRADVGVAMGHKGTEVAKESAEMVLTDDNFASIAHAVEEGRTVYDNLKKSILFILPTNGGEALIIIAAIAMGRLLPITAAQILWINMITAVTLALTLAFEPPERNVMQRPPRNPKEPILSGFLIWRIIFVSLIIVTGTFGLFLWERQQGAPIELARTVAVNTLVMFEIFYLFSARYLLAPSLTFEGLFGNRYVLYAIGLLLVFQLGFTYLGPMQTLFATTAMSAEAWLRVIVVASSVLFLVEIEKLLLRKYSKAE from the coding sequence ATGCTTGACCCGCTAAATCTAGAAAATATGTCATGGCATACACAAGACAGTGCAGCGACATTCCTGAAAGTATCTTCGTCTGCGGATGGCCTTTCGCAACAGGATGCCCAACAGCGGCTTGAGAAATTTGGCCCCAATCGCCTGCGCCCGGCGAAGAAAAAAGGCCCACTGGCACGCTTACTCATGCAGTTCCATAACGTCCTCATCTATGTGTTGCTGGGGGCTGGCGTCGTCACCGCTCTTCTGGGTCACTGGGTAGATAGTGGTGTCATTTTTGGTGTGGTGGTCATCAATGCCATTATCGGTTTCATTCAGGAGGGCAAGGCGGAAAAGGCCCTGGATGCCATTCGTAATATGCTCTCCCAGCAGGCGATGGTTAAACGTAATGGCAAGTTTATTAACCTCCCGGCCGAACTACTGACCCCCGGCGATATTGTCTTTCTCCAGTCCGGTGACAAAGTCCCGGCAGACCTGCGCCTGTTCAAGACCCGCGAACTGCGCATCGAAGAGGCTATGCTCACTGGCGAATCGGTGCCAGTGGAAAAGGTGACCCAGCCGGTGGCAGAACAGGCGACCATTGGTGATCGGAAATGTATCGCCTACTCTGGCACCCTGGTCACCTACGGCCAGGGTCAGGGTGTCGTGGTAGCGACCGGCGACCACACCGAGATCGGCCGCATCAGCGGTCTGTTACGCGAGGTACAGACTCTCACCACGCCGTTACTACGGCAGATGGCCACCTTCGCCAAGTGGCTCACTATTGCCATTGGCATCATCGCCGCGGCAACCTTTACCTATGGCGTGCTGCTACAGGATTATTCAGCCGGTGACATGTTCCTCACCGCCGTGGGGCTGGCGGTGGCCGGTATTCCGGAGGGTCTGCCCGCCATCATGACCATAACCCTCGCTATCGGTGTGCAGCGTATGGCCAGGAAACACGCCATTATCCGCCGCCTGCCGGCAGTAGAAACCCTGGGGTCGGTTACTGTCATTTGCTCGGACAAGACCGGTACCCTCACACGCAATGAGATGACTGTCTTGACCGTGGCCACCGGTGCCGGCGTCTGCGAAGTCAGCGGCGCAGGCTATGACCCCCACGGCACTTTCAGCCTCAACGGCGAGGATGTCACCCCGGAAGCCTTTCCATTGCTGCGCGAAGTCGCACAGGCGGCATTGTTGTGCAACGATGCCTCGTTGTCAGAGGTGGGCGGCCAGTGGCTGATGCAGGGTGACCCGACCGAAGGTGCCCTAGTGACACTTGCACATAAGGCCGGCCTTGAGCATAACTACTGTCAGCACCAATTCCCACGCACCGATGCCATCCCCTTCGAATCGCAACACCGCTTCATGGCCACCCTGCATCACGACCATGCCGGGCATGGCTTTATCTACCTGAAGGGCGCGCCGGAACGGGTACTGGAAATGTGCCACCAGCAGCGCATGCGCGGTGAGGATGTCCCCATCGAGAAGGCCTACTGGGAGACCTGCATGCACACCATGGCCAGCCGCGGCCAGCGCTTGCTGGCCATCGCCTTCAAACCGGTCGCTGCCGGGCAGCAAAGCCTTAGCTTCAGTGATGTTGAAGTCGGGCTGACCCTGCTCGGTGTGGTAGGTATCATAGACCCACCACGTGAAGAGGCCATCCAGGCGGTGCGCGACTGCCAGTCGGCCGGCATCCGTGTAAAGATGATCACCGGTGACCATGCCATCACCGCCCGGGCTATCGGCACACAAATGGGCATCGGTGATGGGATCACGGTGGTTAACGGTACCGATCTGGAAACCTATAACGCCCAGCAGTTAGAGGATGCCGTACAGCGATCAGATATTTTTGCGCGGGTTTCCCCTGAACAGAAACTGCAACTGGTGACCGCACTCCAGGCCGCTGGAGAAGTCGTTTCCATGACCGGTGACGGCGTCAATGATGCACCGGCGCTAAAACGCGCCGACGTTGGGGTGGCCATGGGGCATAAAGGCACCGAGGTTGCCAAGGAGTCGGCGGAGATGGTGCTGACCGATGACAACTTTGCCTCCATCGCCCATGCCGTGGAGGAAGGCCGTACGGTCTACGACAACCTGAAGAAATCCATCCTCTTCATACTGCCGACCAATGGCGGTGAAGCGCTCATCATCATCGCGGCTATCGCCATGGGCCGCCTGTTGCCCATCACCGCGGCGCAGATCCTGTGGATCAACATGATCACGGCGGTGACCCTCGCCCTGACCCTGGCCTTCGAGCCCCCGGAACGTAACGTCATGCAACGCCCGCCGCGAAACCCCAAAGAGCCCATCCTCTCCGGCTTCCTCATCTGGCGCATTATCTTTGTCTCGCTGATCATCGTCACCGGTACCTTCGGGCTATTCCTCTGGGAACGGCAACAGGGTGCCCCCATCGAACTGGCGCGCACCGTCGCCGTCAACACCCTGGTCATGTTCGAAATATTCTACCTCTTCAGTGCCCGCTATCTGCTCGCACCATCATTGACGTTTGAGGGACTGTTCGGAAACCGTTATGTATTATATGCCATCGGCCTGCTGCTAGTGTTCCAGCTTGGCTTTACCTACCTTGGCCCTATGCAGACGCTGTTCGCCACGACGGCCATGAGTGCCGAGGCCTGGCTACGCGTTATCGTGGTAGCGTCATCGGTGCTGTTCCTGGTGGAGATAGAAAAGCTGCTGCTGCGAAAATATTCTAAAGCAGAATAA